A portion of the Krasilnikovia cinnamomea genome contains these proteins:
- a CDS encoding GNAT family N-acetyltransferase, with amino-acid sequence MALWRIRATVDDRPGYLSVLTASLALRSVNILAVHVHTTEAGAVDDFLVDAPDSMSESDMLAAVERGRGRDAFVARAEAQGLADQPTRALALAGRLVHDPDSLGEALVTLLDSDEVRWRAEPQGAPGFDGTRMTLLDPVGGAYELRRRAPEFTPAEYARAQALVEVSGAALRQHAEHATLLLPDGAELLVRPAGTDDTDAVLDLHRRASAATLQRRYLGGAPASPRLRRLLEPAGGVTLLAVDLHADRVIAMASLLAEGDLGEVALLVEDGWQRRGIGTALLRRLLAYAQRSGFAAVVAHTGADNVAMLRTLRRIGPGRTDRDGPMTSVTLPVAGKVRVTDGATA; translated from the coding sequence ATGGCGCTGTGGCGGATCCGGGCAACGGTTGACGACCGCCCGGGCTACCTGTCCGTCCTGACCGCCAGCCTCGCGCTGCGGTCGGTCAACATCCTCGCCGTTCACGTGCACACCACGGAGGCGGGAGCGGTCGACGACTTCCTCGTCGACGCCCCCGACAGCATGTCGGAATCGGACATGCTGGCCGCCGTGGAACGCGGGCGCGGCCGGGACGCGTTCGTGGCCCGGGCGGAGGCCCAGGGCCTCGCGGACCAGCCCACCCGGGCGCTGGCGCTGGCCGGGCGGCTGGTGCACGACCCGGACTCGCTGGGCGAGGCCCTGGTCACCCTGCTGGACTCCGACGAGGTGCGCTGGCGCGCGGAGCCGCAGGGCGCTCCCGGCTTCGACGGCACGCGGATGACCTTGCTCGACCCGGTCGGCGGGGCGTACGAGCTGCGGCGGCGTGCCCCCGAGTTCACCCCGGCCGAGTACGCGCGCGCCCAGGCGCTGGTCGAGGTGTCCGGCGCCGCGCTGCGCCAGCACGCCGAACACGCCACACTGCTGCTGCCCGACGGCGCCGAACTGCTGGTCCGGCCGGCCGGGACCGACGACACCGACGCCGTGCTCGACCTGCACCGCCGGGCCTCGGCCGCCACCCTGCAGCGCCGCTACCTCGGCGGCGCCCCCGCCAGCCCGCGACTGCGGCGCCTGCTCGAACCGGCCGGTGGGGTCACCCTGCTGGCCGTGGACCTGCATGCCGACCGGGTGATCGCCATGGCCAGCCTGCTGGCTGAGGGCGATCTCGGGGAGGTGGCCCTGCTGGTGGAGGACGGCTGGCAGCGGCGCGGCATCGGCACGGCGCTGCTGCGCCGCCTGCTGGCGTACGCACAGCGGTCCGGTTTCGCGGCGGTCGTGGCGCACACCGGTGCCGACAATGTGGCGATGCTGCGAACGCTGCGCCGGATCGGGCCGGGCCGCACCGACCGCGACGGGCCCATGACCAGCGTGACGTTGCCGGTCGCGGGCAAGGTGCGAGTGACCGACGGGGCGACCGCGTAG
- the bioD gene encoding dethiobiotin synthase: MSTARPAEAGEWRGIVLVTGTDTDVGKTVVTSAVAAAAQAAGLRVAVVKPGQTGTATGAPTDIDVVTRLAAPHTARTLASYPEPLAPLAAARVASLPPLELYEVVDAVRAEAKRHDLVLVEGAGGLLVPMGVRPSGAPWTVADLATALGVSTIVVARAGLGTLNHTALTLEALERRGIPAAVVLGAWPAEPELVHWANLGELLPHLVGALPDGAGGMDPGVFRRSAPGWLTPALYGVLDDWRVWADDVR; this comes from the coding sequence ATGTCCACGGCGCGGCCCGCCGAGGCGGGGGAGTGGCGCGGGATCGTGCTCGTCACCGGCACCGACACCGACGTGGGCAAGACCGTGGTGACCTCCGCCGTCGCGGCCGCCGCCCAGGCCGCCGGCCTGCGGGTCGCCGTCGTCAAACCCGGCCAGACCGGTACGGCGACCGGCGCACCCACCGACATCGACGTGGTCACCCGGCTCGCCGCCCCGCACACCGCGCGGACCCTGGCGTCCTACCCGGAGCCCCTCGCCCCGCTGGCGGCGGCCCGGGTGGCGTCGCTGCCCCCGCTGGAGCTGTACGAGGTCGTCGACGCGGTCCGGGCCGAGGCGAAGCGGCACGACCTGGTCCTCGTCGAGGGCGCCGGTGGCCTGCTCGTGCCGATGGGGGTACGCCCGTCCGGGGCCCCCTGGACGGTGGCGGACCTGGCCACCGCGCTCGGCGTCAGCACCATCGTGGTGGCCCGCGCCGGCCTGGGCACCCTGAACCACACCGCGCTGACCCTGGAGGCACTGGAGCGCCGCGGCATCCCCGCGGCCGTGGTGCTGGGCGCCTGGCCCGCCGAGCCGGAGCTGGTGCACTGGGCGAACCTCGGCGAACTGCTGCCACACCTGGTGGGCGCGCTGCCCGACGGGGCGGGCGGGATGGACCCCGGAGTGTTCCGCCGTTCCGCACCGGGCTGGCTCACCCCGGCCCTGTACGGCGTCCTCGACGACTGGCGCGTCTGGGCCGACGACGTCCGCTGA
- a CDS encoding ROK family protein — protein sequence MAFTLTIDCGGGGIKGSVLDEAGTMRAHPVRVPTPYPLPPDVFVKTLVGLGGGLPTADRVTVGMPGMLRHGVVVATPHYITRSGPRTKVDPELAEAWQGFDARTALAEAFGLPTLVLNDAEVHGAGVVAGTGCELVLTLGTGLGCALFDGGALAPHLEMSQAPVRWGMSYDTYIGEHERRRLGDALWSRRVRNVVEGLRPVFRWDRLYLGGGNSRLITPTQLARMGDDVVVVPNTAGILGGVRAWTLGTG from the coding sequence GTGGCCTTCACCCTGACGATCGACTGCGGCGGCGGCGGCATCAAGGGCTCGGTACTCGACGAGGCGGGCACGATGCGCGCCCACCCGGTGCGGGTGCCCACGCCGTACCCGTTGCCGCCGGACGTGTTCGTCAAGACGCTGGTGGGGCTCGGCGGCGGGCTGCCCACGGCCGACCGGGTGACCGTCGGCATGCCGGGCATGCTGCGCCACGGCGTGGTGGTGGCGACACCGCACTACATCACCCGCAGCGGCCCCCGCACGAAGGTCGATCCGGAACTGGCCGAGGCGTGGCAGGGCTTCGACGCGCGGACCGCGCTGGCCGAGGCGTTCGGTCTGCCGACGCTGGTGCTCAACGACGCGGAGGTGCACGGCGCGGGCGTCGTCGCGGGTACCGGGTGCGAACTGGTGCTGACCTTGGGTACGGGGCTGGGCTGCGCGCTGTTCGACGGCGGCGCGCTGGCCCCGCACCTGGAGATGTCGCAGGCCCCGGTGCGGTGGGGGATGAGCTACGACACGTACATCGGCGAGCACGAGCGGCGGCGCCTCGGTGACGCGCTCTGGTCCCGCCGGGTCCGCAACGTCGTCGAGGGGCTGCGACCGGTGTTCCGGTGGGACCGCCTCTACCTGGGCGGGGGCAACTCCCGGCTGATCACGCCGACCCAGCTCGCCCGGATGGGTGACGACGTGGTGGTGGTACCGAACACGGCCGGCATCCTCGGCGGGGTCCGCGCCTGGACGCTCGGCACGGGCTGA
- a CDS encoding SDR family NAD(P)-dependent oxidoreductase — MPVVIITGASSGIGRATAIRFGKDGWTVVLAARRAAELSETAALVEAAGGSAVIVPTDVRRPEALDALAEQAAAITGRIDAVVNNAGLGGGASILTDDPTVTAMVEVNLLGPLRLMRAVVPRMRAQGGGAIVNIGSVAGEIGLSGTYSATKFALRGLTDSVRRELAGTGIGVTLVEPGYIATPLTEGRTGLPGPEVVADAVARAVRRPRRRIVVPARYRAAILLANVLPMVADRALAGRAAPKDPTPADR, encoded by the coding sequence ATGCCGGTCGTCATCATCACGGGGGCGTCGAGCGGCATCGGCCGCGCCACGGCGATCCGATTCGGAAAGGACGGCTGGACCGTCGTGCTGGCCGCCCGCCGGGCGGCGGAATTGTCAGAGACGGCCGCCCTGGTGGAGGCCGCCGGTGGCAGCGCGGTCATCGTGCCCACGGACGTGCGCCGGCCCGAGGCCCTCGACGCGCTGGCCGAGCAGGCGGCCGCGATCACCGGCCGGATCGACGCGGTGGTCAACAACGCGGGCCTGGGCGGCGGCGCCTCGATCCTGACCGACGACCCGACCGTCACCGCCATGGTCGAGGTGAACCTGCTCGGCCCGCTGCGGCTCATGCGGGCGGTCGTGCCGCGCATGCGGGCCCAGGGCGGCGGCGCCATCGTCAACATCGGCTCGGTCGCAGGCGAGATCGGGCTCAGCGGCACGTACTCGGCGACCAAGTTCGCCCTGCGCGGCCTGACCGACTCCGTGCGGCGCGAGCTGGCCGGCACGGGAATCGGCGTGACCCTGGTCGAGCCGGGATACATCGCCACCCCGCTCACCGAAGGCCGCACGGGGCTGCCCGGTCCCGAGGTGGTCGCGGACGCGGTGGCCCGGGCCGTACGCCGCCCCCGCCGCCGCATCGTCGTACCCGCCCGCTACCGCGCGGCCATCCTGCTGGCGAACGTGCTGCCGATGGTGGCCGACCGCGCCCTCGCGGGCCGGGCCGCGCCGAAGGACCCCACCCCGGCCGACCGTTAG
- the bioB gene encoding biotin synthase BioB: MAEILDRARAQVLADGVGLNPADVLEVLRLPDEEVPALLQLAHEVRMRWCGPEVEVEGIVSLKTGGCPEDCHFCSQSGLFTSPVRAVWLDIPALVEAAKQTAATGATEFCIVAAVRGPDKRLMTQLREGVAAIKAEVDIQVAASVGMLTQEQVDELVEMGVHRYNHNLETCKSYFPNVVTTHTWEERWDTLRMVRDSGMEVCCGGILGLGETVEQRAEFAGQLAELDPHEVPLNFLNPRPGTPLGDRPVVEGKDALRAIAAFRLAMPRTILRYAGGREITLGDLGTREGLLGGINAVIVGNYLTTLGRPATEDLALLEDLKMPVKALSATL; this comes from the coding sequence ATGGCAGAGATCCTTGATCGAGCGCGCGCCCAGGTGCTGGCGGACGGCGTCGGGTTGAACCCCGCCGATGTGCTGGAGGTCCTGCGCCTGCCCGACGAGGAGGTGCCCGCGCTGCTCCAGCTCGCGCACGAGGTGCGGATGCGCTGGTGCGGCCCCGAGGTCGAGGTCGAGGGCATCGTCTCGCTGAAGACCGGCGGCTGCCCGGAGGACTGCCACTTCTGCTCCCAGTCGGGCCTGTTCACCTCGCCGGTGCGGGCGGTGTGGCTGGACATCCCGGCGCTGGTCGAGGCGGCGAAGCAGACGGCCGCCACGGGCGCCACCGAGTTCTGCATCGTGGCGGCGGTGCGTGGGCCGGACAAGCGGCTGATGACGCAGCTGCGCGAGGGCGTGGCGGCCATCAAGGCCGAGGTGGACATCCAGGTCGCGGCGAGTGTCGGCATGCTCACCCAGGAGCAGGTCGACGAGCTGGTCGAGATGGGCGTGCACCGCTACAACCACAACCTGGAGACCTGCAAGTCGTACTTCCCGAACGTGGTCACCACCCACACGTGGGAGGAGCGCTGGGACACGCTGCGGATGGTGCGCGACTCCGGCATGGAGGTGTGCTGCGGCGGCATCCTCGGCCTCGGCGAGACCGTCGAGCAGCGTGCCGAGTTCGCGGGCCAGCTGGCCGAGCTGGACCCGCACGAGGTCCCGCTGAACTTCCTCAACCCCCGCCCCGGCACCCCCCTGGGGGACCGGCCGGTGGTGGAGGGCAAGGACGCGCTGCGCGCGATCGCCGCGTTCCGGCTGGCGATGCCGCGCACGATCCTGCGGTACGCGGGCGGCCGCGAGATCACCCTGGGCGACCTGGGCACCCGCGAGGGCCTGCTGGGCGGCATCAACGCGGTGATCGTCGGCAACTACCTGACCACGCTGGGCCGCCCGGCGACCGAGGACCTGGCCCTGCTGGAGGACCTCAAGATGCCGGTCAAGGCCCTGTCCGCGACGCTGTGA
- a CDS encoding class I SAM-dependent methyltransferase, with translation MLSSPDFVRTHTRLAPVPFVPELVLHQADEPIELWERTEADGVEQPPPFWAFAWAGGQALARHVLDHPELVDGRSVLDMATGSGLVAIAAARAGARPVAANDIDPLSLAAATVNAAANGVVVDPVEGDLLDTDDGYAQATVLLAGDVFYSRAMAARFLPFLRRAAARGALVLVGDPGRAYLPTEALTRCATYDVPVPAELETVTVRHTTVWRLR, from the coding sequence GTGCTGTCATCCCCCGACTTCGTCCGTACGCACACCCGGCTGGCGCCCGTGCCGTTCGTGCCCGAGCTGGTCCTGCACCAGGCCGACGAGCCGATCGAGCTGTGGGAGCGGACCGAGGCGGACGGGGTCGAGCAGCCACCCCCGTTCTGGGCGTTCGCCTGGGCGGGTGGCCAGGCGCTGGCCCGGCACGTACTGGACCATCCGGAGCTGGTCGACGGCCGGTCGGTGCTCGACATGGCCACCGGCTCCGGGCTGGTCGCCATCGCCGCCGCCCGGGCCGGGGCCCGGCCGGTCGCCGCGAACGACATCGACCCGCTGTCGCTGGCCGCGGCCACGGTCAACGCGGCCGCGAACGGCGTCGTGGTGGATCCGGTCGAGGGTGACCTACTCGACACCGACGACGGGTACGCCCAGGCGACGGTGCTCCTGGCCGGGGACGTGTTCTACAGCCGTGCCATGGCGGCCCGGTTCCTGCCGTTCCTGCGGCGGGCCGCCGCCCGGGGCGCCCTGGTGCTGGTCGGCGACCCGGGGCGGGCCTACCTGCCGACGGAGGCGCTGACCCGGTGCGCCACCTACGACGTGCCGGTGCCGGCGGAGCTGGAGACGGTCACCGTCCGGCACACCACGGTGTGGCGATTGCGCTGA
- a CDS encoding 8-amino-7-oxononanoate synthase, producing the protein MAAWLTALERLARSRAKAGLTRELRPRPADDDVVDLAGNDYLGLARHPEVVAAAATALSAYGLGATGSRLVRGSTEAHAELESDLAGWLGAEQALVYSSGYLANLGAVRALADKHTLVVSDAYNHASLIDGCKMSGAETVVAPHGDSAAVAAVLDAAPGRPALVVTESVFSVDGDLAPLAALHEVTSARGALLLVDDAHALGVLGPQGAGGVAAAGLSGAPDVVVTATLSKSLGGAGGLIAGPRQIVRHLVDTGRTFIYDTALPPAVAAGAHAALRIAREAGDRRALLAARAEQTVRRLGAAGFAVRRPAGAVLSVTAPGPEAALAWAADCRDRGIAVGCFRPPSTPDGSSRLRLTLSAGVSDVDFARALDVIVECAP; encoded by the coding sequence TTGGCGGCCTGGTTGACGGCGTTGGAGCGCCTGGCCCGCAGCCGGGCCAAGGCCGGACTCACCCGGGAACTGCGGCCCCGCCCGGCCGACGACGATGTCGTCGACCTGGCCGGGAACGACTATCTGGGCCTCGCCCGCCACCCCGAGGTGGTCGCGGCGGCGGCCACGGCACTGTCCGCGTACGGGCTGGGAGCCACCGGGTCGCGGCTGGTGCGCGGCTCCACCGAGGCACACGCCGAGCTGGAGTCGGACCTGGCCGGCTGGCTCGGGGCGGAGCAGGCCCTCGTGTACTCCTCGGGCTACCTCGCCAACCTCGGCGCGGTCCGGGCCCTCGCCGACAAGCACACGCTGGTGGTCTCGGACGCGTACAACCACGCGTCACTCATCGACGGCTGCAAGATGTCCGGCGCCGAGACGGTGGTCGCGCCGCACGGCGATTCGGCCGCCGTCGCCGCGGTGCTCGACGCCGCGCCCGGGCGCCCGGCCCTGGTGGTCACCGAGTCGGTGTTCTCCGTGGACGGTGACCTGGCCCCGCTGGCGGCGCTGCACGAGGTGACGTCCGCGCGGGGCGCGCTGCTGCTGGTGGACGACGCGCACGCGCTCGGGGTGCTCGGCCCCCAGGGTGCGGGCGGGGTCGCCGCCGCCGGTCTGTCCGGTGCCCCGGACGTGGTGGTGACCGCCACCCTGTCCAAGTCGCTCGGCGGCGCGGGCGGGCTGATCGCGGGCCCCCGGCAGATCGTGCGCCACCTCGTCGACACCGGTCGCACGTTCATCTACGACACGGCGCTGCCGCCGGCGGTCGCCGCCGGGGCGCATGCGGCGCTGCGGATCGCGCGCGAGGCCGGCGACCGGCGGGCGCTGCTGGCCGCCCGCGCCGAACAGACCGTACGCCGGCTCGGCGCGGCCGGGTTCGCGGTGCGCCGGCCCGCGGGGGCGGTGCTGTCGGTCACGGCGCCGGGCCCGGAGGCGGCGCTCGCGTGGGCCGCGGACTGCCGGGACCGGGGGATCGCCGTAGGCTGTTTCCGTCCGCCGTCCACTCCGGACGGTTCGTCCCGGCTGCGGCTGACGCTCAGCGCCGGAGTGTCCGACGTGGACTTCGCCCGCGCCCTGGACGTGATCGTGGAGTGCGCCCCATGA
- a CDS encoding EAL domain-containing protein — protein MPTRVAAALFGVWMAVLGAAFWLQPAWQDPIRLAAGLATVLAVMFGMRRRRPARSAPWQLLTLAVALSAVGKTVHDVPAAVQAVPFLAPAVTWALLAVYPTLAGALLMFVRYRTGGSRDRGGLIDALTVTAGAALLSWTLVLSPQLRHADLTTAADLLSIGYPIGDLLLLAALTRLWTVADRRAPAGLVLGAGVFAMLLVDLAHSVPGLEQPLAALSAFGRLPLYAAIGLAALHSSMHALTQPAATPPADLDRKRLLLLGVASLVGPAVLLVQVGLDGRPIDLSVVAVLCGLTFLLVLARTAGIMRSQRLATARERGLREASAALVSATDDDEVAEATRRAVAQLLPDVPHRVVLAMAVAEPGEPLSAEAAAQAAQDRASGTAARLLPTREVDWAVAVRLNQYNMVLRCPLVLQDRPTGDPLVGVLHVGGPAWALVGLQRSLEVLATQVALAMERIALSEEVIRRNSETYFRTLVQNTSDVIVIVDEEDRVRYASPSARPVLGGDPVGVRLPDIIHPADRDRLHEVLAGVRFGRGPAQGLDFRALGRHDSELMLEMHVRDLRGDQTVSGLVITLRDVTERRRLERDLTHQAFHDSLTGLANRVLFADRLEHALARGTRDGTLVGVLFIDLDDFKVVNDTLGHAVGDQLLVAVAQRISGALRAEDTAARLGGDEFAALIENVQDPGAVEEAAERILAALAEPILVDGEALQAVASIGITTTPEADNADELLRQADLALYVAKGAGKNRWRRYQNHLHGAMVERLELRSALDHAVNEGHFLLQYQPIVDLNTDEAAGFEALVRWHHPARGVIAPDQFIEVAEESGLIIPMGRWVLDQALHTVAQWRRVLPRARQPYVSVNVSVRQFRQKGFVDQVRASLDYAGVPPQALMLEITETLLMRDDEDIWADLAVLQDLGVRIAIDDFGTGYSSLSYLRQRPIDVLKIDKTFIDDMVGSEQQLALVSGIVSLAQTLNLTVVAEGIEDATHRDILQRLGCPLGQGYYFSSPVGPTEALTWLTVNRAVAA, from the coding sequence ATGCCGACGCGTGTGGCGGCCGCCCTCTTCGGCGTGTGGATGGCAGTGCTGGGCGCGGCCTTCTGGCTGCAACCGGCGTGGCAGGATCCGATCCGGCTGGCCGCCGGGCTGGCCACCGTGCTCGCGGTGATGTTCGGCATGCGGCGGCGCCGGCCCGCCCGCTCCGCGCCGTGGCAGTTGCTGACCCTCGCGGTGGCGCTGTCCGCGGTCGGCAAGACCGTGCACGACGTGCCCGCGGCCGTCCAGGCGGTGCCGTTTCTCGCGCCGGCCGTGACGTGGGCGCTGCTGGCGGTCTACCCGACGCTGGCGGGCGCGCTGCTGATGTTCGTGCGCTACCGCACCGGCGGCAGCCGGGACCGTGGTGGTCTGATCGACGCGCTGACCGTGACCGCGGGCGCCGCGCTGTTGTCGTGGACCCTCGTGCTCAGCCCGCAACTGCGCCACGCCGACCTGACCACGGCCGCCGACCTGCTGTCGATCGGCTACCCGATCGGTGACCTGTTGCTGCTGGCCGCGCTGACCCGGCTGTGGACCGTGGCGGACCGGCGGGCGCCGGCCGGCCTCGTGCTGGGCGCCGGCGTGTTCGCGATGCTGCTGGTGGATCTCGCGCACAGCGTGCCCGGCCTGGAGCAGCCGCTGGCCGCGCTGTCCGCGTTCGGGCGCCTGCCGCTGTACGCGGCGATCGGCCTGGCGGCGCTGCACAGCTCGATGCACGCGCTGACCCAGCCGGCGGCGACGCCCCCGGCCGACCTGGACCGCAAGCGGCTGCTGCTGCTGGGCGTGGCGTCCCTGGTGGGACCGGCGGTGCTGCTGGTGCAGGTGGGGCTGGACGGCCGCCCGATCGACCTGTCCGTGGTGGCGGTGCTGTGCGGCCTGACGTTCCTGCTGGTGCTGGCCCGTACCGCCGGGATCATGCGCAGTCAGCGCCTCGCCACCGCCCGCGAGCGGGGACTGCGGGAGGCGTCCGCCGCCCTGGTGTCGGCGACCGACGACGACGAGGTGGCCGAGGCGACCCGCCGGGCGGTCGCGCAACTGCTGCCGGACGTGCCGCACCGGGTGGTGCTGGCGATGGCGGTCGCGGAGCCGGGGGAGCCGCTGAGCGCGGAGGCGGCCGCCCAGGCCGCGCAGGACCGCGCCTCCGGTACGGCGGCCCGGCTCCTGCCGACCCGCGAGGTCGACTGGGCCGTGGCGGTCCGGCTCAACCAGTACAACATGGTGCTGCGCTGCCCGCTGGTGCTGCAGGACCGCCCGACCGGGGACCCGCTGGTGGGGGTGCTGCATGTGGGCGGCCCGGCGTGGGCGCTGGTGGGCCTGCAGCGTTCCCTGGAGGTGCTGGCCACCCAGGTGGCGCTCGCCATGGAGCGGATCGCGCTCAGCGAGGAGGTCATCCGCCGCAACAGCGAGACGTACTTCCGGACGCTGGTGCAGAACACCTCCGACGTGATCGTGATCGTCGACGAGGAGGACCGGGTCCGGTACGCCAGCCCGTCCGCGCGGCCGGTGCTCGGCGGCGACCCGGTCGGGGTGCGGCTGCCGGACATCATCCACCCGGCGGACCGTGACCGCCTGCACGAGGTGCTGGCCGGGGTGCGGTTCGGGCGCGGCCCGGCGCAGGGGCTCGACTTCCGGGCCCTGGGCCGTCACGACAGCGAGCTGATGCTCGAGATGCACGTCCGCGATCTGCGCGGGGATCAGACCGTGTCCGGTCTGGTCATCACGTTGCGCGACGTCACCGAGCGGCGCCGCCTCGAACGCGACCTGACCCACCAGGCGTTCCACGACTCGCTGACCGGCCTCGCGAACCGGGTGCTGTTCGCCGACCGGCTGGAGCACGCGCTGGCCCGGGGCACCCGGGACGGCACGCTGGTCGGCGTCCTCTTCATCGACCTGGACGACTTCAAGGTCGTCAACGACACGCTCGGACACGCGGTCGGCGACCAGTTGCTCGTCGCGGTGGCCCAGCGGATCAGCGGGGCGCTGCGCGCCGAGGACACCGCGGCCCGTCTCGGCGGCGACGAGTTCGCCGCGCTCATCGAGAACGTGCAGGACCCGGGCGCGGTCGAGGAGGCCGCCGAACGGATCCTGGCCGCGCTGGCCGAACCGATCCTGGTGGACGGCGAGGCGTTGCAGGCGGTCGCCAGCATCGGCATCACCACCACCCCCGAGGCGGACAACGCCGACGAGCTGCTGCGCCAGGCCGACCTGGCCCTGTACGTGGCGAAGGGCGCGGGCAAGAACCGGTGGCGGCGCTACCAGAACCACCTGCACGGGGCCATGGTGGAGCGGCTGGAGCTGCGGTCCGCGCTGGACCACGCGGTCAACGAGGGGCACTTCCTGCTGCAGTACCAGCCCATCGTGGACCTGAACACCGACGAGGCGGCCGGCTTCGAGGCGCTGGTGCGCTGGCACCACCCGGCGCGCGGTGTCATCGCCCCGGACCAGTTCATCGAGGTGGCCGAGGAGAGCGGGCTGATCATCCCGATGGGCCGGTGGGTCCTCGACCAGGCGTTGCACACGGTCGCCCAGTGGCGGCGGGTGCTGCCCCGGGCCCGCCAGCCGTACGTCAGCGTCAACGTCTCCGTGCGCCAGTTCCGCCAGAAGGGCTTCGTGGATCAGGTGCGGGCGTCGCTGGACTACGCGGGCGTGCCGCCGCAGGCGCTCATGCTGGAGATCACCGAGACCCTGTTGATGCGCGACGACGAGGACATCTGGGCCGACCTGGCGGTGCTGCAGGACCTCGGGGTGCGGATCGCCATCGACGATTTCGGTACGGGCTACTCCTCGCTGAGCTACCTGCGGCAGCGGCCGATCGACGTACTCAAGATCGACAAGACGTTCATCGACGACATGGTCGGCAGCGAGCAGCAGCTGGCGCTGGTCTCCGGCATCGTGAGCCTGGCGCAGACGCTGAACCTGACCGTGGTGGCCGAGGGCATCGAGGACGCCACCCACCGGGACATCCTGCAGCGGCTGGGCTGCCCGCTGGGTCAGGGCTACTACTTCTCCAGCCCGGTCGGCCCCACCGAGGCGCTGACCTGGCTCACCGTCAACCGCGCCGTCGCCGCCTAA
- a CDS encoding histone-like nucleoid-structuring protein Lsr2: MAKQVITLLTDDLDGGEADRTVEFGLDGVNYTIDLSEKNAGKLRKALDPFLSAATRVGRSGNESRASGGRRGAGAATGRASRDQNQAIREWAAKNGYEVSDRGRIPGSVVEAYRNRR; encoded by the coding sequence ATGGCCAAGCAGGTAATCACTCTTCTCACGGACGATCTCGACGGCGGCGAAGCGGACCGGACGGTCGAATTCGGACTGGACGGTGTCAACTACACCATCGACCTGTCGGAAAAGAACGCCGGGAAGCTGCGCAAGGCTCTGGACCCGTTCCTGAGCGCCGCCACCCGCGTGGGGCGCAGCGGCAATGAGTCCCGTGCTTCCGGCGGCCGGCGCGGTGCCGGCGCGGCCACCGGCCGGGCGAGCCGCGACCAGAATCAGGCGATCCGCGAGTGGGCCGCCAAGAACGGGTACGAGGTCTCCGATCGCGGGCGCATCCCGGGCAGCGTCGTGGAGGCGTACCGCAACCGGCGATAG